The following proteins come from a genomic window of Winogradskyella sp. PC-19:
- a CDS encoding TraR/DksA family transcriptional regulator encodes MASEIKNRYSDTDLEEFKVLIQEKIKKAEHDLELIKSAYMNDHNNGTEDTSPTFKSFEDGSATMSKEANSALAIRQEKFIRDLKNALIRVENKTYGVCRVTGKLINKERLKLVPHATLSIEAKNMQK; translated from the coding sequence ATGGCCTCAGAAATAAAAAACAGATATTCAGATACGGATTTAGAGGAATTCAAAGTTCTTATCCAAGAGAAAATAAAAAAAGCAGAGCACGACTTAGAGCTTATCAAAAGTGCATATATGAATGACCATAATAATGGTACTGAAGATACATCACCAACTTTTAAATCTTTTGAAGACGGAAGTGCTACTATGAGTAAAGAAGCAAACTCAGCTTTGGCAATACGTCAAGAAAAATTTATCCGTGATTTAAAAAATGCACTAATCCGTGTAGAAAATAAAACCTATGGCGTTTGTAGAGTTACAGGTAAGTTAATTAATAAAGAACGTTTAAAATTAGTGCCTCATGCAACTTTAAGTATTGAAGCTAAGAACATGCAGAAGTAA
- a CDS encoding lipoprotein signal peptidase — translation MSLKKSIFIIIIILLIDQISKIYIKMHFQLGEDVAVFSWFKILFVENDGMAWGTKLSDIFSFIDDKSAKLILTLFRIGAVSGIGYWLFSVIKKQKTKTLIFAISLIFAGALGNILDSVFYGVFFDDSYGQVAAFLPESGGYAGVFHGKVVDMLHFPLYNDILPEWLPFFGGKQFSFFDPVFNIADVAISTGIGILIVFNKKAFK, via the coding sequence ATGTCTTTAAAGAAATCTATATTCATCATAATTATCATTTTATTGATAGACCAAATCAGTAAAATATATATAAAAATGCACTTTCAGTTAGGAGAAGACGTAGCAGTATTTTCGTGGTTCAAAATTTTGTTTGTCGAAAACGATGGTATGGCTTGGGGAACAAAGTTGAGTGATATCTTTTCGTTTATTGACGATAAATCGGCAAAATTAATTTTAACGCTATTTAGAATTGGTGCTGTTTCGGGAATTGGTTACTGGTTGTTTAGTGTTATCAAAAAACAAAAAACAAAGACTTTAATCTTTGCCATTTCACTGATTTTTGCTGGTGCTTTAGGTAATATTTTAGACTCGGTATTCTATGGTGTTTTTTTTGATGATAGTTACGGACAAGTTGCTGCGTTTTTACCAGAAAGTGGTGGCTACGCAGGCGTATTTCACGGCAAGGTTGTAGACATGTTACATTTTCCGCTTTATAATGATATTTTACCTGAGTGGTTACCGTTTTTTGGAGGAAAGCAATTTTCTTTTTTTGATCCGGTTTTTAATATAGCCGATGTTGCTATTAGTACTGGTATTGGGATATTGATTGTGTTCAATAAGAAGGCTTTTAAATAA
- a CDS encoding NUDIX hydrolase, whose translation MEKSIKLTVDAVVFGYESEGVSVLLIKRKYEPFKGKWAIPGGFVLKDESLEEAVERELKEETGIEINYLEQLYTFGNPNRDPRSRVVSVAYFGLIKPSAFKILASTDAEEVRWFKINELPLLSFDHDEILKLAIARLRGKITYEPIGFELLDTKFPFSDLEKLYTTLLDRAIDRRNFRKKMLSLNILDELDEKASKGSGRPANLFRFNNKRYFKLKKEGIIFDI comes from the coding sequence ATGGAAAAATCAATAAAATTAACAGTTGATGCTGTAGTATTTGGTTATGAATCTGAAGGAGTTTCAGTTTTGCTAATCAAAAGGAAATACGAGCCTTTTAAAGGTAAATGGGCTATTCCCGGAGGATTTGTTTTGAAGGATGAATCATTAGAAGAGGCTGTAGAACGAGAACTTAAAGAAGAAACAGGAATTGAGATAAATTATTTAGAACAATTGTACACTTTTGGTAACCCTAATAGGGATCCAAGGAGTAGAGTTGTTTCTGTAGCCTATTTTGGTTTGATTAAACCGAGTGCGTTTAAAATATTAGCCTCAACAGATGCAGAAGAGGTAAGGTGGTTTAAAATTAATGAACTGCCGCTACTTTCATTTGATCATGACGAAATACTCAAGTTAGCAATAGCTCGATTAAGAGGGAAAATTACATATGAGCCTATTGGTTTTGAATTACTAGACACCAAATTTCCTTTCTCTGATTTAGAAAAATTATATACTACACTTTTAGATAGAGCAATTGATAGACGTAATTTTAGAAAAAAAATGTTGAGCCTTAACATTCTTGATGAACTCGATGAAAAAGCATCTAAAGGCTCAGGAAGACCTGCTAACCTATTTAGATTCAACAATAAAAGATACTTTAAGCTAAAAAAGGAAGGTATAATTTTCGATATTTAA